In a single window of the Gadus chalcogrammus isolate NIFS_2021 chromosome 20, NIFS_Gcha_1.0, whole genome shotgun sequence genome:
- the LOC130373085 gene encoding INO80 complex subunit D-like, which translates to MYEGKHIHFSEVDNKPLCSYSPKLCKQRRLNGYAFCIRHVLEDKTAPFKQCEYVAKYNSQRCTNPIPKAEDRRYCNSHLQVLGFIPKKERKKKHEALEDMRSRPHLESVALNITVPSLTLKVPNGVLEELPASPPCSRLLPLADAELLDPFAFSEEDTDAEGMGVPRRSASVRKRPPNHRLLLHQKLRHDTELFPPPPEHFSPSSRVHTAPTNSHLPRQHSGHHHHPHHHVQPQPPPPPQQHANVPPFFLPGQPQGLLCNPVPPQTPNFLPPGLPPPTAAASPTQSPGPSLGRKPPFTAPHLPSSCKEGPSAAQRHVVVMRPAGFSPPPASLSRLQHLVQLCAKRRQDHGDLFPHLGLDWSEDSGEDDVEQEDADLERDRPFPSSWRPQDALEETGRSSRRTRLLRLCSYLQEKYKHMCRQERACMRQKRYRYAFRKALLHAASKDPNCAGQLIQELHNFSSTSTSAGPAGQPHTAESGLCSGSTKGLACSGSALPFTRHCFQHILLNHSQQLFSSCTAKFADGQQCSIPVFDITHQTPLCEEHAKKMDNFLRGDGNRRVQHQQQQQQRKPRKKTKPPALTKKHKKKRRRGPRRPQKPIPPALPQGNLGMPSTSLSLPSQASIRSASTPDLSADELPDDITNEIADIPNDLELNQEDFSDVLPRLPDDMQVFDLFEGKNGELLPTTEEAEELVRALQAMGSYPESLVCLSSMGDLASSDGVDHRALGGFPGPPPPGAMGDLLNGRMPPESFPGLELEASLLQAGGAHHHHHHHFPPPPPPPSSLPSAPPPGAGASLTSVAVSSAAAAGATSSPALLSQSSLTERTFPRTLPPQGHACKPAPPPPPAAAAPGGSHYGGEHGPSPYSDHISSPGAAAFHADPPLLLEAPLGGGPCPPRPPWNSLSISMGEPSPFGHLSCVEGHLISTSLSTPPAAAAATHSVTLQPMAALSATPPRGLAGLTAPLGRSPSLSPAAGGHDLLTSTQPKQQLPQFSAAFGHQLAPPPSGLPKDVQPSHSSTAPPAGCSQASAAGASANSAPPPFPQSN; encoded by the exons ATGTATGaaggcaaacacatacacttctCGGAGGTGGACAATAAGCCATTGTGCTCATATAGCCCTAAGCTCTGCAAGCAGCGAAGACTCAATGGCTATGCCTTCTGTATCCGGCACGTCCTGGAGGATAAGACCGCCCCCTTCAAGCAATGTGAATATGTGGCCAAGTACAACAGCCAACGATGTACCAACCCCATCCCCAAGGCAGAGGACCGCAG ATACTGCAACAGCCACCTGCAAGTCCTGGGCTTCATCCccaagaaggagaggaagaagaagcacGAGGCGCTGGAGGACATGCGCTCCCGGCCTCACCTGGAGTCGGTGGCCCTCAACATCACGGTCCCCTCGCTCACTCTGAAGGTCCCCAACGGTGTCCTGGAGGAGCTCCCGGCCTCCCCGCCCTGCTCGCGCCTGCTGCCCCTCGCGGACGCCGAGCTCCTGGACCCCTTCGCCTTTTCCGAGGAGGACACCGACGCGGAGGGCATGGGCGTTCCTCGGAGAAGTGCCTCGGTTCGCAAGAGACCGCCCAACCACCGACTGTTGCTCCATCAGAAACTCCGCCATGACACTGAGCTTTTCCCGCCGCCCCCAGAGCACTTTAGCCCCTCCTCCCGCGTCCACACGGCCCCCACCAACAGCCACCTCCCCCGCCAGCATTCAGgacatcatcaccaccctcaTCACCACGTTCAGCCgcaaccgccgccgccgccgcagcagcaCGCCAACGTGCCGCCCTTTTTCCTACCAGGACAGCCGCAGGGTTTATTATGCAATCCAGTACCACCTCAGACACCCAACTTTCTGCCTCCggggctgcccccccccaccgcagCGGCCAGCCCGACACAGAGCCCCGGGCCGTCCCTCGGTAGGAAGCCCCCCTTCACTGCCCCCCACCTGCCTAGCAGCTGCAAGGAGGGGCCGAGCGCCGCCCAGAGGCACGTGGTGGTCATGCGGCCGGCGGGCTTCTCGCCGCCCCCGGCATCCCTCAGCCGGCTGCAGCATCTCGTGCAGCTCTGCGCCAAGCGACGGCAGGACCACGGAGACCTCTTCCCACATCTAG GACTGGACTGGTCGGAGGACAGCGGCGAGGACGACGTGGAGCAGGAGGACGCCGACCTGGAGAGGGATCGGCCGTTCCCCAGCTCCTGGAGACCGCAGGACGC GTTGGAGGAGACGGGGCGCTCCTCGCGGAGGACACGGCTGCTGAGGCTGTGCTCGTACCTCCAGGAGAAATACAAGCACATGTGCCGGCAGGAGAGGGCCTGCATGCGCCAGAAGAGATACCGCTACGCCTTCCGCAAAGCCCTCCTTCACGCAGCCAGCAAGGACCCCAACTGTGCTGGGCAGCTGATCCAGGAGCTCCACAACTTCTCCAGCACTTCCACAAG TGCCGGTCCCGCGGGCCAGCCCCACACCGCAGAGTCAGGGCTCTGCAGCGGCAGCACCAAGGGCCTGGCCTGCTCGGGCAGCGCCCTGCCCTTCACCCGCCACTGCTTTCAGC ACATCCTGTTGAACCACTCTCAGCAGCTCTTCTCCAGCTGCACTGCCAAGTTTGCCGACGGCCAGCAGTGCTCCATCCCGGTGTTCGACATCACCCACCAGACCCCTCTCTGCGAGGAGCACGCCAAAAAGATG GACAACTTCCTGCGCGGGGACGGCAACCGCCGAgtgcagcaccagcagcagcagcagcaacgcaAGCCCCGCAAGAAGACCAAGCCCCCGGCGCTCACCAAGAAAcacaagaagaagaggaggagaggccccCGCCGGCCCCAGAAGCCCATTCCCCCGGCGCTGCCCCAGGGGAACCTGGGGATGCCTTCCACCAGCCTCTCGCTGCCCTCCCAGGCCAGCATCAG GAGCGCCTCTACCCCCGACCTGAGTGCAGACGAGCTGCCTGATGACATCACCAATGAAATAGCCGACATTCCAAACGACCTGGAGCTGAACCAGGAGGACTTCTCGGACGTGCTGCCGCGGCTCCCCGACGACATGCAGGTCTTTGACCTGTTTGAAG ggaAGAACGGGGAGCTGCTGCCCACcacggaggaggcggaggagctggTGCGGGCGCTGCAGGCCATGGGCTCCTACCCCGAGTCCCTGGTGTGTCTGAGCTCCATGGGGGACCTGGCCTCCTCCGACGGCGTGGACCACCGGGCCCTGGGGGGGTTCCCCGGGCCCCCGCCGCCCGGGGCCATGGGCGACCTGCTGAACGGCCGCATGCCCCCGGAGAGCTTCCCCGGCCTGGAGCTGGAGGCCAGCCTGCTGCAGGCGGGCggcgcccaccaccaccaccaccaccacttccccccgccgccgccgccgccctcctcgctgccctcggccccgccccccggcgcCGGCGCCAGCCTGACCTCCGTGGCGGTgtcgtcggcggcggcggcgggggcgacctccagccccgccctcctctcccAGAGCTCTCTGACGGAGCGGACGTTCCCACGGACGCTCCCCCCCCAGGGCCACGCCTGCAAGCCggcgccgccccccccgcccgcggcggcggcgccagGGGGCAGCCACTACGGCGGCGAGCACGGGCCGTCGCCCTACAGTGACCACATCTCCTCGCCCGGCGCCGCCGCCTTCCACGCCGACCCCCCGCTGCTGCTGGAGGCGCCGCTGGGCGGGGGGCCGTGCCCGCCGCGCCCCCCCTGGAAcagcctctccatctccatggGCGAGCCCTCGCCGTTCGGCCACCTGAGCTGCGTGGAGGGCCACCTCATCTCcacctccctgtccacgccgcccgccgccgccgccgccacgcatTCAGTGACCCTCCAGCCCATGGCGGCCCTCTCAGCGACACCCCCGCGCGGCCTGGCCGGCCTGACCGCCCCCCTCGgccgctccccctccctctcgccggcggcgggggggcacGACCTCCTGACCTCCACGCAGCCCAAGCAGCAGCTGCCTCAGTTCAGCGCGGCCTTCGGCCAccagctggccccgccccccagcggCCTCCCCAAGGACGTGCAGCCCAGCCACagctccaccgccccccccgccggcTGCTCCCAGGCCAGCGCCGCCGGGGCTAGTGCCAACAGCGCcccgccccccttcccccagaGCAACTGA